The window GCGCACAACCCGGCGCGCCGGCTGTTCAAGGAGCTGCTGGTCGACGCCCTCGTCGACGAGCTGGCCCGCAGCGGCGCCGAGGTGCTGGAGGAGATCGACGCCCAGGTCGCCGAGCTGACCGGACTCGACCTCGACCGGGCCGCCGCGGCGGACCTGCGCCGCCTCGGTCTCGACGACGCGCCGGCCACCGGGGCCGACGAGTTCGACGCCGACGCCGTCCGCGCCGACCTGCTGGACGACGCCTCGCTCGACCGGGCCGTCGAAGACCTGTGGCCCCGGCTCACGCCGGGCCAGGTGGTCCACGCCCTGCTGGCGGAGGGCGACGATCCGGCCGGGCACCTGCAGGGGTTCACGGACGGGCAGTTGGCCCTGCTGCGGCGCACGCCGGAGGCGCCCTGGACGGACGGCGACGTGCCGCTCCTCGACGAGGCGGCCGGCCTGGTCGACGGCCCGCCGGAGCAGACGTTCGGGCACGTCGTCGTCGACGAGGCGCAGGAACTCACCGCCATGCAGTGGCGGATGATCGTGCGCCGCTGCCCGGGCCGGTCGATGACCCTGGTCGGGGACTTCGCCCAGGCGGGCCCGGCGACGGTGGCCCGGGACTGGAAGGAGGCGCTCGGCCCGGACCTCGGACGGCGCTACGACCTGCGCACCCTGACCGTCAGCTACCGGACCACCCAGGAGATCCTCGCCGTCACCGAGGACCTGCTCGCCCGGATCGCCCCGGACCGCACACCGATCCGCTCGATCCGGCACGGCGAGGTGCCGCGCACCCTCGCCGCGGACCGCGCGTCGCTCGTCACCGCCCTCCTGCGGGAGCTGCGCGAGCAAGGCGCCGCGCACCCCGGCGAGTTGATCGGGGTGATCTGCGCCGACGACCGGACGGCGCAGCTCGCGGCCGCGGGCGTCGAACGGCACGCCCGGCTGGTGCCGGCCTCACAGGCGCGCGGGCTGGAGTTCGACACCGCCGTCGTGTTCGACCCGGACGGCATCACCGCCGCCCGCCCCGGCGGCGAACGCGACCTGTACGTCGCCCTCACCCGCGCCACCAAGCGCCTGTGCACCCTCGCCGCGGAGGCCACCGGCTGACACGGCCCGGCCCCGGCCGTCACCCGACGGCCGGGGCCCGCCACCGCAGCCGTCAGACCACCCGACCGGAATCGTCGAGCCAGGACGGGGCAGGTCCGGGCAGGGAGCACGGGCCCCCGCTGGTCCCTGCCGTCGGACCGATCAGCGGGCGAAGGTGGCGGCCCTGGCGGCGCGTTGGGCGAAGACGGTCTCGCGGCGGTCCGCCGTCTGTCGGAGTGCATCCCTGCGGTCCCGCTTCGAAAGCCGGTCCAGGTACGTGTGGCCGTCGAGGTGGTCGCTCTCGTGCTGCAGGCACCGGGCGAAGTAGCCGGTCCCCTCGATGACGAGCGGCTTGCCGTCCTGGTCGAACCCGCGCACGACGGCGTGGTCGGTGCGGGGGACGGCCATGGCGGCACCGGGCACGGAGAGGCAGCCCTCCACGTCGTCGACCAGTCGGCGGTCGCCCGGCTCCGGCAACTCCAGGACCGGGTTGAGGATGTGGCCGACGTGCCGGATCCCGTCGTCGTCCGGGCAGTCGTAGACGAAGAGCCGCAGGTCGACGTCGACCTGGTTGGCGGCCAGGCCGGCGCCTTCGGCCACGTGCATGGTGAGGAACATGTCGTCGATCAGTGCCGACAGTTCGGGCGTGCCGAACTCGGTGACCTCCCGGCACGGGCGGTGCAGGATCTCCTCGCCCGCCTCCGTGACCCGGCGGACCGAGCCGCGTTCCGCCTCGGGTGACAGCGCCGGGTAGGAGTCCACCGGTCTGCCCTGGACCCGGACCCGCCGGTCGACGGGACCGGGCCGCTCGTGACGAACGGACATGCTGTCTCCCCCACTCACCCTCCGGCCCACCCTGCGATGGACCGCTTGCCAATCACTTTGCAAAGTAGCAGACTTTGCAAAGTGACTGAAGAAGACGTCAAGACCCCACCCGGTCGGTCCCGGCAGGCCGAGGACCGGCTGCCCGCGCACGAGGTCCGCACGGCGCTGCTGGAGCTGCTCGCCGAAGTCGGCACCGTCACGGCGACCGAGGCGGCGACGCTGCTGGGGCACAGCTCCGGGCTCTGCTCGTTCCACCTGCGGCAGCTCGCCCGGCACGGACTCATCGAGGAAGCGCCGCACACCGGGGGCCGCGCACGGCCCTGGCGTCTGCGGCAGGAGGCTCCGGAGGCCGGTGCTCCCCCGGCGGAGGAATTCGGCGACCTGGCCCGGGGACTGGAGGACGAGAGCTGGCGACGATGGCTCGGCCAACGCGAGCTGGCGCCCGCCGCATGGCGGCACGACGAGGCGTTCAGTGCCGTCGCCTACCTGACGCCCGAGGAGATGAGCGGGGTCGCGGCCGCGGTCCGGCAGGCGCTCGCCCCCTACCAGCACCGCGAACAGCGCCCCTTGGCCCGGCCCGAGGGCGCCCGGCCGGTGGCCCTCATCACCCGGCTGTTCCCCCTGCTCCCCGATCAGCCGGGCGACGAGGACCGGCGGGGCTGAGCGGCCGGCAACCGCCGGGCTCGGCATACTTGGCCAGACCCCGGAAGCACCCGCCCTCCCCCGCGGTGCGTGGGGGCCGCCGGTGCGGATCGCCGACCCCCGAGGAGAGCCGTGTCCACCACCCCGCAGCCGGCGCCGGACGGCACGCCGGAGGTGACCCCGGCCGCGAGCCGGGCCCGCTGGCGGCAGGTGCGCGACCACCTGAACCGCCACCGCTTCGAGCTGACCCGGGCGGCCGCGGCCGAGCACGCCGCCCGGCAGTTCGCTCCGGGCGGGCGGCTGCTGGCGCGCGAGCACTGGATTCCCGAGGCGCCCGTACCCCTGGAGCGGGTGCGGCTCCGGTGGCAGGAGCGGACCCCGGCCGCCCCCGTCGACGGCCGCGGCCCGGAACTGGACGCCACCCGCGCCCGGCGCGACGACGGCACCCCGTACCCCTGCTACGCCGACGCCGTCCGCGACCTGGCCAGGCCGAAACTGTTCGAGGACCGGAGTTGCTACCGGCTCCTGGCGGTGGCGCCGGACGCGGCCGCGCCCACGCTGACCTTCGGCCGCGGCACCTACTTCGACGTCATCAACGTCTGCGAGGCCGCCGCTCACGAGTACGCCGCCGCCGCGCTGGCCGCGCCCGGCCGGCCCGTGCCGGCCGGCGGCGCCACACCGCTGCGGGCCGCCCTCGGTGATCCCACCGATCTCGACCGGCGGCCGGTCATGACCGCCGTGAGCACCCTGGTCATCCGCCACGACCGGCGGACCGGCGCGGCCGAGTTCGTCCTGCACTGGCGCGACCCGGCCAAGGTCGCCAGCGGCGGCGGCCTCTTCCAGGTCATGCCCGTGGGCATGTTCCAGGCCTCCCACGACGCGCCGTGGAACGAGGCCAACGACTTCGACCTGTGGCGCGCGGTCGTGCGCGAGCTCAGCGAGGAACTGCTCGGCGGCAGCGAGGACTACGGCAGCGGCGCGGCCCCTCTCGACTACGACGCGTGGCCGTTCAACCGGACCCTGACCGAGGCCCGCGCGGCCGGCACGCTCCGGGTCTCCTGGCTGGGCCTGGGCATGGACCCGCTCACCTTCGTCACCGACCTGCTGACCGTCGCGGTGTTCGACGCCGAGCTGTTCGACACGGTGTTCGCGCGGATCGTCTCCACCAACGACGAGGGGCACCGCGTACGGCTGGACGACGGCACCGGGCACGCGATGGGGATCCCGTTCACCGCCCAACAGGTCGAGCGCCTCACCACCGGCGAGCCGATGCAGCCGGCGGGTGCGGAACTGCTCCACCTCGCCTGGCTGCACCGGAAGACGCTCCTGAACGAGCCCGCGTGACCCCGTGACCCGCGACCCCGTGACCTCATGACCCCCTGGCCGCGTGATCGAGGGGCCCGGTTCCGTCGGCGGTGAGACGGGCCGTCGCAGCGGCCCGAGGCCCCCGGTTGCCCTGCGGGCGATCGTGGGCTTTAATAAATGAACAGGCATTTATTAATGAGGGGGTAGCGATGGCCGGACGTCCCCGAGGCGTGGACGACGTGGTGATCCTGCGCGCGACGGCCGAGGTGATCGGCCGGGTGGGCCCCGCCGGGCTGACGCTGGCCGCCGTGGCCCGCGAGGTCGGGCTGGTGCCCGGCACCCTCGTGCAGCGGTTCGGCTCCAAGCACGGCCTGCTGGTGGCGCTCGCCGAGCAGTCCGTCAAGGACGCGGACGCGTTGCACGGCCGGGTGCGGGAGGCGCACCCATCGGTCCTCGGGGCGCTGGCCGCGCTGGTCGTCGAGTCGATGGCTCCGATGGCCACGCCGGAGAGCTTCGCCAACCACCTGGCTTTCCTGTGCACGGATCTCACGGACCCGCAGCTCTACGAGCCCGCCCTGGCCGCCCACCGGGCCCAGGAACGGGTGATCCGGGCACTGCTGGCGGAGGCCGTCGCCGCCGGCGAACTCCGGGCCGGGACGGACGTCGCGGCGGTGGCCGGGTCCGTCCAGGCGGTCACCGCCGGCGTGGGCCTCGTCTGGGCGCTCGACCGCCGGGGCACCCTCGCGCAGCGGCTGCGCCGGGAGCTCGACGCCCTCCTGGCCCCGCACCACCCACCCCGGCACCGCCACGACCTGGAGGAAGCATGACGAACGACACCCGGCCGCTGGCGGGGAAGGTGGCGCTGGTCGCCGGCGGGACCAGGGGCGGCGGACGGGGCATCGCCGTCGAGCTCGGGGCGGCCGGCGCGACGGTGTACGTCACCGGCCGCAGCAGCACGGCCGGGCGCTCCGACCTGGACCGTCCGGAGACCGTCGAGGAGACCGCCGAGCGGATCACCGCCGCCGGCGGCGTCGGAGTCCCCGTCCGCACCGACCACAGCCGCCCAGAGGAGGTCCGCGCCCTGGTCGACCGGATCGCGGCCGAACAGGACGGCCGGCTCGACGTCCTGGTCAACTCCGTATGGGGCGGGGACCAGCTGACGGACTGGACGCACCCGCTGTGGGAGCAGGACCTCGACACCGGCCTCCGGCTGCTGCGGCGGGCGGTGGAGACCCATGTGATCACCAGCCGCTTCGCACTGCCGCTGATGGTCGCGCGCCGGAGCGGTCTGGTCGTGGAGGTCACCGACGGCAACACCGCCCGCTACCGCGGCTCGTTCTTCTACGACCTCGCGAAGTCCGCGGTGATCCGCCTCGCCGTCGCGCAGGCCGCCGAGCTGAAGGCGCACGACGTCGCGGCCGTCGCGATCACGCCGGGCTTCCTGCGCTCGGAGGCCGTGCTGGAGCACTTCGGGGTCACCGAGGCCAACTGGCGCGACGGCGTCGCCCAGGACCCGAACTTCGCCCACTCGGAAACCCCCGCCTACCTGGGACGGGCAGTCGCCGCGCTGGCCGCCGACCCCGCCGTCATGGCCAAGACCGGCCGGGCGCTCGCCACCTGGGGCCTCTACCGGGAGTACGGGTTCACCGACGCCGACGGCACGCGACCGGACTTCGCCGCCCACTGGGCCGACTCCCTGGAGGCGGAGTTCGGGCCGCTGGGAGATCCGCTCTGACCGTCGCTCCGACCGGCCCGCCCTCCCGACCCGCCGCTGGGCGCCCGCTCGAACCGAGCGGGCGCCCTTCGGCGTCCCCGGGGCGGACACGGCGCCCGCGCGCCCGCCCGGCACCACGGCACGCCCCCAGTTGAACATGTTCAAACCCGTGCGCCATGATGATCCCGAGCGGGAGCCCCCGACCCCGACCGAGGGGTTCGGGCCACCCCGCCGTGCCCCGCCCTGCCCCGGCGCACCCGCGCTCGCCGGCAGCGGAAGAAAGGACCGTCCACCGTGCCGACTCCTTGGCAGACCCGGCTGAGCGCCTCCGCGGTCGCCCTGATGTGGGGCTACGAGGGCCTCTGGTGCAAGATCTTCCCCGGCCGCGCCGACCAGCGCGCCATCGTGGCGGGCCTGCCGCTCCTGCCCGGGAGCGCCGTGACGCCGCTGCTGATCATCATCGGCCTGGCCGAGCTGGCCCTCGGCGCCTGGGTGCTCAGCGGACGCCGGGCCAGGCCGGCCGCGATCGTCCAGACCCTGCTGGTCGTCGGGTTCAACACCGGCGGCCTGCTGTTCGGCGCCGACCGCATCCCCGAACCGGGCCGCCTCGTCGTCCAGGACATCGCCTTCCTGGCCCTCGTCTGGACCCTCCCCGCCGCCCGGCGCGACCGCATCCGCCCGATCGCGGTCGCCGCATGAGCACCGCCACGCCCTGGACCGAAGGCCGACTGCTCAGCCTCCAGACCCGCCGCCCGCGCGTCCTGTTCGGCCGGATGTACGAGGACCCGGCCGTCGAACTCGGCGCGTTCCCGGCACCGGGCGCCCGCGTGCTCTGCATCGCCTCGGCCGGCGACACCGCCGCCGCACTGGCCGCCGCCGGGCACGAGGTCACCGCCATCGACCTCAACCCCGCCCAGCTCGCCTACGCCCGCGGCCGGCTCACCACCGGCGCGCCCGCGACCACCGGCTCCGCGGAACACCTGCTCGCCGCGGGCCGGGCGGCGGCCGCCGCCGTCCTCCCGGCCTGGCGACCCGCCGCCCTGGAACGCTTCCTGCGCCTGGACGACCCCGCCGCCCAGGCCCGCCACTGGCGCCACCGGCTCGACGGACCCGGCCTGCGCCTGCTGCTCGCCGCCGCCCTGCGCCCCGCCGGCACGCTCGCCACCGCCGTGCGGCCCGCCTTCCGGGACGTCCTGCCCCACCGCTTCGACACCGCCCTGCGGGCCCGGCTGGCCCGCGGGGTCGCCCGCCACCCCAACGCCGACAACCCCTACGCCTGGCGCCTGCTCCTCGGCCGCGAACTGCCCGGGCCGCCCGTCACCCCCGCCGAACCGGCCGCGGCCCCCGTCCGGCTGCTCGCCGGCGACGTCCTCGACCACCTCGAACGCTCCCCCGCCGGCCACTACGACGCCGTCACCCTCTCCAACGTCCTGGACGGCCCCGGCCCGGCCTTCACCCGGCGCCTGCGCGCCGCCGTCCAGCACGCCGTCCGCCCCGGTGGAACCGCCGTCCTGCGCAGCATCCGCGAACCGGGCCCCGCCGGCCCGGGCGCCGCCGCCGAGGACCGCTCCCTGCTCTGGGGCGTCATCCGGGTGCTCCGGCTCTGAGGGCCCCCGGTTCCGAGGACCACTCAGCTCCGAAGACCACCCGGCTCCGAAGGCCACCCGGCTCTCAAGGCCCCGGCCCTGAAAGCCCCGGCTCAGAAAGCCCCGGCCCTCAAGGCCGCCGGTTCCGAGGACCACCCACCGCTTCGCGCCCACCACCGGAGTCGACCGTGCGACACCTGCTCCAACGCCACCCCTTCCCGATGCGCACCCACTTCGCGCACTCCCTCGTCCTCACCTACGCCCTCCCGCCGCACCTCCTCGTGCCCCTCGTGCCGCCCGGCCTCGCCCTCGACACCTACACCGACCCCACCGGCACCGAACACGGCTTCGTCGCCGCCGCCGTCGTCGACACCCGCGCGCTGCGCCCGGCCGGCCTGCCCGCCCGCCTCGGCCGCGACTTCATCCTCACCGGCTACCGGATCTTCACCCGGTTCCCCACCCCGGGCGGGCGCACCATGCGCGGACTGCGGATCCTGCGCTCCGACACCGACAACCGGCTGATGGCCGCCGGCGGCAACCTCTTCTCCCGCTACCACTACCGTTCCGCCAGGATCGGCGCCCGGGTACTCGGCGACACCCTGGAGTTCAAGGTCCTCAGCACCGACGGCCGCGCCGACCTGCATGTGCGCGCCGACCTCGCGAGCAGCCCCGCACTCCTACCGCCCGGCAGTCCGTTCGCCGACGCCCGGGCCGCGCGCCGGTTCGCCGGACCGCTGCCCTACACCTTCGAGTACGAGCCGGAAACCCGCTCCATGATCGTCGTCAAGGCCACCCGCACCCACTGGGACCCCGTCCCGGTGGCGGTCGAGGTCCCCCGGCTGACCTTCTTCGACCACGGCCCCTTCACCGGCAGCCGCCCCGTCCTCGCCAACGCCTTCCACGTCGCCGACGTCGACTACGGCTGGGAGGCCGGCCACCGCCGTGCCCTCGACGGAGCCCGCCGATGAACGCCCGGCCCGCCCGGCCCGCCGGGCCCGCGCGGCGCCCCTCGGGTGTCCGCGAGGTGATCCGCTACAACTGGCCGATGTACGCCGCCGGCGCCGTCACCGCCGCCACCGGCTGGGCGCTGGCCCGTCACCTCCCCGCCCGGCCCGCCGCCCTCGCCCGCGCCGCCTCGGCCGGCGCCGCCGCGCTCCTCACCACCAGCACCCTGGCCACCTGGCACGTCTACGACCGCTCCGAACTCCACTCCTACGACTGGCTGTCCGACCTGCTCCCCGACGGCCCGGGCGACCACCTGGTCGTCTGCACCGGACTCGACGAGGCCAGCCGCCCGGTCGCCGCCCGGTACCCCACCGCCCGCCAGCTCGTCGCCGACCTCTACGACCCGGCCCTGACCACCGAGGGCTCGATCCGGCGCGCCCGTCGCCACGCCCCGCCCGCCCCCGGCACCGTCTCCGCCCGCCCCGACGCCCTGCCCGCCGCCACCGGCTCCCTCGACACCGTACTCACCGTCCTCGCCGCCCACGAACTGCGTCGGCCCGCCGACCGCACGGCACTGTTCACCGAGGCCGTCCGCACCCTGCGGCCCGGCGGCACCCTGCTGCTGGTGGAGCACCTGCGCGACCTCGCCAACACCGCCGCCTACGGCCCGGGCGCCTGGCACTTCCAGCCGCGCGCCACCTGGCTGCGGCACGCCGCCGAGGCCGGACTGCACCCGGCCGCCGAACGCCGGATCGCCACACTGATCACCGCCTTCGCCTTCCGGAGTCCCGCCGCATGACCGAACTGTTCACCCTGGAAGCCCAGTTGAGGTTGGTCGGCGCGGCCCTGGTCGGCATGGGCCTGTTCCACGCCGTCCTGCCGCGCATCGTGCAGTGGCCGGCCGACCTGTCCGGCGCCAGCCTGCTGACCCGCCAGGTCTCCTACGTCCACCTCTTCTTCATCGCGCTGACCTGCGCGCTGCTCGGCCTGATGCCGCTCTGCCTGGCCCCCGACCTCCTCGCCGGCACCCGCCTGGGCACCGCCCTGCTGGCCGGGCAGACGCTCTTCTGGGGCCTGCGCTGGCTGTTCGAGTTCGCCGTCTTCTCCCCCAGGCTCTGGCGCGGCGACCCCCTGCGGACCGCCGCGCACATCGGCCTCTCGGTCCTCTGGACCTGGGTCGCCGCGGTCTTCGCGCTCGCCCTCTGGAGGGTCCTCTAGGGTCCGTGCCGAAGCCCCGGCGGGCGGTTCCCGCGCCGACGACCGCCCGGCGGAACCGCCTGTGACGGGACCGTCGTCCGGTCCCGCCCGAGTCGCGCGCGGAACGGGCCGGCCCCGGGCCCATTACCTGCGACCGCGCCTCGTAGGCCGATCCGCGGTGGAGCACTCGCCCGTCGCGCTATTCCTTGACGGCTCCTCCGGTGAGGCCGCGGACGAAGAGGCGTTGGAGGAGGACGAAGCCGATGACGACGGGGACGGCGGCGAGGACGGAGCCGGCCATCAGGAGGTCCCAGCGGGGGTCGAACCGGTTCTGGAAGCGGGCGAGTCCGACGGGCAGGGTGCGGAGTACGCCGGGCGGAAGGGCCCGCCGCGGCGGCGTCCGGGCGGGCCGGTGGTGGCCGGTCCGGCGGTGCCGGCTCGCGGGGCACGGGATGAAGGTATTCGATATACGAAACCACCCCACGGCGCCTTCGGACGCCAACCGCGACACAGTGCCACCGGGCCGTTCGTCACCGGAGAGATATCGCATACGATGAACGAATGAGTCAGAAGAGCTGGGCTGAGCCGATACCGCCCGTGAAGAGCAAGGCCGACCTCGTCTACGGCAGCCTGCACGACGCCATCGCCCGGGGCGACCTGCGCCCCGGCCAGCGCATTAACATGGACGAGCTGGCCCGCAACCTCGGCGTGAGCAAGATCCCCATCCGCGAGGCCGTCAAGCGCCTGGAGGCCGACGGCCTGGTCGTCTCCCGCGTGCACGCCGGTGTCACCGTCGCCGAGATCGACAAGACCGAGATGCGCGGGGTCTTCCTCGCCCGGGAGGCGATCGAGGGGCTGGTCGCCCGGCTGGCGGCCGAGCGGGTCACCGACGCCCTGCTGGCCGACCTCGACGCAGCCCAGCACGCTATGCGCGCCGCCCTGGCCACCGGGGCGGTCGACCGGCTGCCCGAGCACAACTCCGAGTTCCACCGCGCACTGGCCCGGGCCGGCGGCTACCGCGTCCTCGGCGAGCTCACCGAGCAGCTCCTGCTGACCATCCGCCGGCACCGGATCACCGCCCCGATGGACCTCCACAACTGGAAGGCCGTCATCGAGGAGCACGACACGATCATCGCCGCGCTGCGCAGCGGGGACCCGGAGGCGGCCGAGCGGGCCGCGCGGGCCCACATCGGCTCGCAGGCCGACCACGAGGTGGCCGAGGAGGACTGAACGGCCCCGGACGGACGGCGGCGCCGCCCTGCCACCCCGCCGCGCTCGGCGGGGTGGCAGGGCGGGGCCGGGTCGTCGTCGGTCAGCGGGCGCTGCCGAGGTCGCGGTCCTCCTCGCCGCCCCGGAGCATCAGGGTGGTCTCCTCCAAGCGGCGGAACCGGCCGTCGGGGGCGAACTCGGCGAACACGTACACCTCCATGCGCACGGTGGAGCCGTCGGTCTTGGTGACGTCGACCACGTGGCGGTCGGCGTAGCGGTCCCCCTGGACCAGCTCGTCGAGGACCTCGACGCGGCCGCTCGCGACGACCTCGCGCAGGTGGGCGATGTGGGCGGTGAACTCCGCCCGGTCCGCCCAGCTGCCGTCGGTGCGCTGGCGGTAGTCCGGGGCGAAGTGCCGGTCGACGGCCTCGGCCAGGTCGAGCCCGGGG of the Kitasatospora sp. NBC_01246 genome contains:
- a CDS encoding HelD family protein — translated: MSQINEVAAREVELERVHVSALGDLFDQRLAGVREQLARVLAAPSDGAGEVYERDLAAGQLAREVRRLEGAEDGLAFGRIDLADGTVLRIGRLGLQRDSDELPVLVDWRAEAARPFYEATPVHPMGLRRRRHLRLTGRTVVGVSDELLDGSAPTEQDVVGDGPLAAALQARRTGRMGAAVATLQVEQDAIVRSPHRGVTVVQGGPGTGKTVVALHRAAYVLYAFPRAAERGVLVLGPNARFLDYISQVLPSLGENDVVLATCEELAGVAPGAADPFEVARLKGSSVLADALAAVVRSRQAPGGDFEVRVGREWIRLPEAEVVRARESARSNGIAHNPARRLFKELLVDALVDELARSGAEVLEEIDAQVAELTGLDLDRAAAADLRRLGLDDAPATGADEFDADAVRADLLDDASLDRAVEDLWPRLTPGQVVHALLAEGDDPAGHLQGFTDGQLALLRRTPEAPWTDGDVPLLDEAAGLVDGPPEQTFGHVVVDEAQELTAMQWRMIVRRCPGRSMTLVGDFAQAGPATVARDWKEALGPDLGRRYDLRTLTVSYRTTQEILAVTEDLLARIAPDRTPIRSIRHGEVPRTLAADRASLVTALLRELREQGAAHPGELIGVICADDRTAQLAAAGVERHARLVPASQARGLEFDTAVVFDPDGITAARPGGERDLYVALTRATKRLCTLAAEATG
- the def gene encoding peptide deformylase; translation: MSVRHERPGPVDRRVRVQGRPVDSYPALSPEAERGSVRRVTEAGEEILHRPCREVTEFGTPELSALIDDMFLTMHVAEGAGLAANQVDVDLRLFVYDCPDDDGIRHVGHILNPVLELPEPGDRRLVDDVEGCLSVPGAAMAVPRTDHAVVRGFDQDGKPLVIEGTGYFARCLQHESDHLDGHTYLDRLSKRDRRDALRQTADRRETVFAQRAARAATFAR
- a CDS encoding winged helix-turn-helix domain-containing protein codes for the protein MTEEDVKTPPGRSRQAEDRLPAHEVRTALLELLAEVGTVTATEAATLLGHSSGLCSFHLRQLARHGLIEEAPHTGGRARPWRLRQEAPEAGAPPAEEFGDLARGLEDESWRRWLGQRELAPAAWRHDEAFSAVAYLTPEEMSGVAAAVRQALAPYQHREQRPLARPEGARPVALITRLFPLLPDQPGDEDRRG
- a CDS encoding XRE family transcriptional regulator — translated: MSTTPQPAPDGTPEVTPAASRARWRQVRDHLNRHRFELTRAAAAEHAARQFAPGGRLLAREHWIPEAPVPLERVRLRWQERTPAAPVDGRGPELDATRARRDDGTPYPCYADAVRDLARPKLFEDRSCYRLLAVAPDAAAPTLTFGRGTYFDVINVCEAAAHEYAAAALAAPGRPVPAGGATPLRAALGDPTDLDRRPVMTAVSTLVIRHDRRTGAAEFVLHWRDPAKVASGGGLFQVMPVGMFQASHDAPWNEANDFDLWRAVVRELSEELLGGSEDYGSGAAPLDYDAWPFNRTLTEARAAGTLRVSWLGLGMDPLTFVTDLLTVAVFDAELFDTVFARIVSTNDEGHRVRLDDGTGHAMGIPFTAQQVERLTTGEPMQPAGAELLHLAWLHRKTLLNEPA
- a CDS encoding TetR/AcrR family transcriptional regulator translates to MAGRPRGVDDVVILRATAEVIGRVGPAGLTLAAVAREVGLVPGTLVQRFGSKHGLLVALAEQSVKDADALHGRVREAHPSVLGALAALVVESMAPMATPESFANHLAFLCTDLTDPQLYEPALAAHRAQERVIRALLAEAVAAGELRAGTDVAAVAGSVQAVTAGVGLVWALDRRGTLAQRLRRELDALLAPHHPPRHRHDLEEA
- a CDS encoding SDR family oxidoreductase, which codes for MTNDTRPLAGKVALVAGGTRGGGRGIAVELGAAGATVYVTGRSSTAGRSDLDRPETVEETAERITAAGGVGVPVRTDHSRPEEVRALVDRIAAEQDGRLDVLVNSVWGGDQLTDWTHPLWEQDLDTGLRLLRRAVETHVITSRFALPLMVARRSGLVVEVTDGNTARYRGSFFYDLAKSAVIRLAVAQAAELKAHDVAAVAITPGFLRSEAVLEHFGVTEANWRDGVAQDPNFAHSETPAYLGRAVAALAADPAVMAKTGRALATWGLYREYGFTDADGTRPDFAAHWADSLEAEFGPLGDPL
- a CDS encoding DoxX-like family protein; translation: MPTPWQTRLSASAVALMWGYEGLWCKIFPGRADQRAIVAGLPLLPGSAVTPLLIIIGLAELALGAWVLSGRRARPAAIVQTLLVVGFNTGGLLFGADRIPEPGRLVVQDIAFLALVWTLPAARRDRIRPIAVAA
- a CDS encoding DUF3419 family protein, which produces MSTATPWTEGRLLSLQTRRPRVLFGRMYEDPAVELGAFPAPGARVLCIASAGDTAAALAAAGHEVTAIDLNPAQLAYARGRLTTGAPATTGSAEHLLAAGRAAAAAVLPAWRPAALERFLRLDDPAAQARHWRHRLDGPGLRLLLAAALRPAGTLATAVRPAFRDVLPHRFDTALRARLARGVARHPNADNPYAWRLLLGRELPGPPVTPAEPAAAPVRLLAGDVLDHLERSPAGHYDAVTLSNVLDGPGPAFTRRLRAAVQHAVRPGGTAVLRSIREPGPAGPGAAAEDRSLLWGVIRVLRL
- a CDS encoding DUF2071 domain-containing protein gives rise to the protein MRHLLQRHPFPMRTHFAHSLVLTYALPPHLLVPLVPPGLALDTYTDPTGTEHGFVAAAVVDTRALRPAGLPARLGRDFILTGYRIFTRFPTPGGRTMRGLRILRSDTDNRLMAAGGNLFSRYHYRSARIGARVLGDTLEFKVLSTDGRADLHVRADLASSPALLPPGSPFADARAARRFAGPLPYTFEYEPETRSMIVVKATRTHWDPVPVAVEVPRLTFFDHGPFTGSRPVLANAFHVADVDYGWEAGHRRALDGARR
- a CDS encoding class I SAM-dependent methyltransferase, with translation MNARPARPAGPARRPSGVREVIRYNWPMYAAGAVTAATGWALARHLPARPAALARAASAGAAALLTTSTLATWHVYDRSELHSYDWLSDLLPDGPGDHLVVCTGLDEASRPVAARYPTARQLVADLYDPALTTEGSIRRARRHAPPAPGTVSARPDALPAATGSLDTVLTVLAAHELRRPADRTALFTEAVRTLRPGGTLLLVEHLRDLANTAAYGPGAWHFQPRATWLRHAAEAGLHPAAERRIATLITAFAFRSPAA
- a CDS encoding GntR family transcriptional regulator yields the protein MSQKSWAEPIPPVKSKADLVYGSLHDAIARGDLRPGQRINMDELARNLGVSKIPIREAVKRLEADGLVVSRVHAGVTVAEIDKTEMRGVFLAREAIEGLVARLAAERVTDALLADLDAAQHAMRAALATGAVDRLPEHNSEFHRALARAGGYRVLGELTEQLLLTIRRHRITAPMDLHNWKAVIEEHDTIIAALRSGDPEAAERAARAHIGSQADHEVAEED
- a CDS encoding nuclear transport factor 2 family protein, with the translated sequence MTTATRTDIATALTDLLFTPGLDLAEAVDRHFAPDYRQRTDGSWADRAEFTAHIAHLREVVASGRVEVLDELVQGDRYADRHVVDVTKTDGSTVRMEVYVFAEFAPDGRFRRLEETTLMLRGGEEDRDLGSAR